Sequence from the Klebsiella electrica genome:
CAATGAACCTTATTGGAGATGATGATGCCATGACTTTAGCGGCCATTTCGGCAACTCAGGTTCAGGTAGAAACGCTTCCTCCTCCGCATACAGATGCGTTTGCATCTGCTGTGGTAGTAGAAGATCCGATCGGATTGCAAAGCGTTGATTCACTCGCTGAAGCCCCATCTGTTCTGGTAGAAATCAATGGTTCAGCTGATACGTCTTTGGCAATCGAACCGGTTAATACGTCGGCTGATACTGACGTTAACGACTTGTCCGATACCCAGGAGCATGGAATTGTTAATGACGCTGTAATACCGGCGTTTAGTGCGGTTATAGTCGATGATGATTCATTTTTGGGCGGTGATTCGATTGTACCCCGCTCTCTGCCAGACTCAGCTCTTATTTCGGGTTTGGATTCTGAAAAAGTCATTGATGGAAAAGAGCCTGAAATTGTAATTTCGTCTTCACTCGATGATGACGAAACAATAATGGTGTTTTAAAAATAAAAGGCCCACTCCGGGCCTTTTTTCTAATTAATCTATTTAAATTTATTGTGAGGTATATATGGGTATTTATAATTCCCTTCCTATTGTCGCACGTGCATTAAGCTCTCAGATTGGTCTTAATGTTTCTGTTGGCGGCAATGAAGCATATGCTACGGAGACTGGTGCTGGTTTTCTTATTAACCTTCCATTCTTCAAGGACGCTGAAATGTTGGCAAATCCGTTATTAGGGTATGCCGTACATGAAGCAGCACATATCCGTTTCACTGATTTTGGTGATCTTAAGATATTCATTCAAGAGCATATGGAGTCGGATAAATACAACGTTGAGGTACTTAGACACCTGGTCAATCTTTGCGAAGATTTGCGCATTGAACGTGCGATGAGTTGTCGCTATCCAGGTACATTGAAGTATCTCAATTCACTGAATCATTTTTTGTTCAGTGAAGAAGCGGAATCCTGTGATAAAGCTTCATCGGTATTTCTGGATACCCTGCTTACTTGTGGTTTGAACCGCTTCAACGGTTTAACTATCCCAACAAAGCAAGTGCGTGAAGACTTTGAACGCATCTTCGGGCTGGAGCTGTACGACAAAGCTATGACGGTTATGGCTGAAGCAGTACAAGCAACCTCGATTAAAAAGGTGTTTGAAGTTGCATGTCGGTTATATGACCTCGCAGTAGATGCATTTAACGAAACTAATGAGCAAGAAGAACCTCCGCAGGATGATAATCAGGGCGCTGATTATGGTGACAGCAAAGGCGATGACAGTTCGTCAGAGCCGGGCCAGTCATCCGACAGTTCTGACAAAAATGGGGATGTCCAGACTGTAAGTTCAGGCGGTAATGGCGGCTCGCCGTCATCGTCAGCCGGTCAGAATGGGCCTTCTTCAGATCCTGATGGTAATACCGGTGGCGCACCAGATAAAGAACATGGGCAAAACGATAGCGATGATGAAAACGATAACTCATCGTCAACGTCAGCTAATCGTAATACTCCTGCTTCCGACTCTGGTGACAACAAAGCCGGAGCTTCCCAACCGGGCTCAAATGCTTCGGGTGAAGCTTCTGTCGTTAACATGTCCCAGGGCGGTAAAGACCCTTTCGAAGGAACCACATCGAATGACCTTGGCCGTACTGGACAGAACACTTCAGATAAGCTCAATCAGTTAATCAAAGACAAAGTACCCCCGCATCAACGTATCGTTTCACCTACTCCATATTCAGTAGCACCTGCGAAGCGGCACGATACCGGTAATGCATCCGTAAGTTTAGGGGTGCAGATGGCTACCGGGTTACGCCAATCACTTCATGGGTTGTTACAGGGTGTAAGAGCGGTGAGAAGAACACATCGTGAAACTGGTCGTAAGCTTGATTCTCGACTGGTTACCAGTGCCATGCTGGGCAATACGCGTCTTTTTAAACATAAGTCCAAGGCAGTAGATGTCAGTTCTGCTTTTACTATCCTGCTGGACTCTAGCGGGTCAATGAGCCGGTCGGTTAAAGAGGCTGAAGCCGCTGTTGTATCAATGTTGTATGCGCTCGATGGTATTCAGGGGGTAACTACCTCGGCATACCATTTCCCACACGCCGCACATAATAGCGTAGGTCTGTTAAAAGGACGGGAGCAAACTTTACGGACAGCTATAGGAACTCATCAGTTTGGTATTGGTACGCAAGGCTGTACTCCTCTTTGCGAATCGTTATGGCCTGCACTTGCAGACCTGACGTCAGCTAAAGCGGATCGCCATGTATTGGTTATAGCAACTGATGGCCAGCCTGATGATATGGCTTCTGCGCGAGCGATGATACAAAGCGCTAAAGATGATGACATCATCGTTATTGGCATCGGTTTCGGTGATGCCAGTGACCGCATGATGAAAAGTCTTTTTGGTGATACCGGTGTTTCTGTCGGTTCTGTTTCTGCCTTACGTAGCAAACTCTTTGAAGTAACCCGTAAAGCTCTCATGTCTTAATCTGTATTTTAATTTCCGTTTTAGCTTTCTAAATTAATTTAATTTATTTTAAAGGTGATCATTATGTCTGCAACCGCAAAATCTAAAGTGGTTCACGAAAATCAACTCTCATTCATGAGTATTTTCGATGCCACTGAAAGTGAATATGATCTGATATCAGCCGATTCAGAACATAATTATGAACTTCGTTTTTCATCAAAGATGGCTTACGAAATAATTCGGGATAGTATATATATCATGACTGCATACCGTAGTACTGGTGAGCAGCGTGTGGATGAAATCCTCTGGATTTGTTCGGAAGAAAATCAGGAAGACTTATGTTCATTTACGAGTTGCTGCAAAATAGCGGGTCTTGATCCATTCGAAACCCGGATGGAAATCCTGCACGAGTGGTCAAGTGAATTGGCAAAACAAGCAAGACTGATTGCGTGTCATCACTTTACTGCTCCCACTAATATGGAACATGTTGCATCCCAACGTATTGGATACGAAAAATACAGAAAAGCGTTTTATCACACTTATCCTAAAGAGGCTGCGAAGCCGCTTAAGAATAAACCTCTGTAATAATACAAACGCTGACTTCGGTCAGCGTTTTTTTCGTGCCACGCTGGAGACTAACATGAATATTTTAAAACATGACTTCGATAGTTCCTCTGAACTGCTACAAGCGGGTTTATTGCTTAATCAATTGGAGGATCTAATAGGGTTTATTTCCACGAATGAGTTCAGGAAAACCTCAATCAATCAGTTCATTGAGGTTGAGGCATCTGAACTTATGGTTTTTAACCTATGGCATCCGATGTGTCCCGATATCACTGAGGTTCATTTCTTCCGTGATATGGATTCAAATTGGTGGCCATACAAGATTTATGAACTCATGTCTGATATAACCACCCAAACCCAATTCATTCCTCGGGTAAATCAATAAAGGTGACATCATGATTCATTATTGGGTTAAAGTGAGACCCGGTGAAACAGATATCCTCGCACCTCTTCGTCATGGGGTTCTCGCCATAAAATATTTGGATGGAGCGCCATTGCTTTTCCAATGGCCTCCTGAAGAAGGATGGACGTTCGAAACCCTGGATAAAGTACAGCCTTGTGGTGTTGAGTTTGGGGCCGATGCATATATTAATGATGTATGGATTGGTACTACAGAATTTTAATCTTTAAAGACTGAATGTCTGGAGTCTCATTTAATGGATATCCCATGCATTTTGTTTATATCAAATAGTCGGCATTATGTAATTACTGAAGACTCTGTTATCGCTTCATGGCCATCACGTTCTGATAAAGAAAGTGAGATCATTCAGCTTAATGACGGTCGGATTATTACTGCAAACAATGTACGACGATTTAACTTCATCGACATTTCAAAGATCGAAAGCCTGACGGCGATTGATGATGGAATTGTCTTTTAACTATATAGATTAATAACTGGAGTCTGTATGAGTGGCTGCGCGTTGATAGAGTATAACAACCGCACCGCCAGAATACGCGGTGAAGTTGCACAAGGCGATAAGCATTATATTCAGTATGCTCTCGCTCACTGGGCTGTCATTGCAATCAGGATTCGCAATACAGACCATCATTTTACCCGATTGCCGGTTGATGAGTGGATTGAAGGAATTGCAAAACAAGTAAATCCTTCTGAGGCTCGTGAGCAGATATTTAATGCTCTATTGCGGTGTAAGCCGGGTATCTTCTAATTCATTTAATTTATCGAGGTATATATGTTTCATTCTGAAACCGAGGATATCTATGGTTTTGTGTCTGGCGATATGTCATTGCGACCTCATTCAATCGATAGAGATTTGCAGGACTTAAGGTTACTACTCGCCGATATGGATACCATTAATATTCTGAACGAACGAGGGATAGGAACTCAGAAAACCATCTTTCATGTAACACAAAATGAGTCGAAGGCATTAATGCTGGTTACTCGTTTAACTTACTGCCAAGGTGGTGGACGATTTACTCACCCTGAATGTGCTCTTCTTGTTGAACAGATAACTGATCTAGGACGTAAGTTGGGTAATAAACATTTCGATGCGGCGATGAATGAAGCAAAACGCTTTATAGCGAATGAGGCTGACTTCATGAAAGAACAAACTGTCTGGTAGAAAATTTCTAAGGAGTCACTCATGTATACTTCAACTACTGCTAAATCAGATCATATTGATAGCTTTAATAACGCACAAAACCGTATGTTGATGAATTACGAACGTGATGAGTTTGAACAAGCTCCCGCTGCCGTACTTTATGATGCTGTCGGTGCTGTCGTAAACGATGAATCTGATATTGATATAATTTTTCGCCTTATGGATATGGAAGGAGAAATGTTGTTTCTCCGCGCAATGAAAAACCTCGGTTGCCAAGAGAATGTTTTTTATTACGCATCTGAATCTGGTGCGGTGCTGACTGCTAACGATGCAACGTTGCTTGAATTTGCTTATAACCTGGGCAAACATATCAGCAATGAGTTCTTTACGCGTTTCTTGCGTAATTCTCAGTTAGCCCGTGAACTCATCGGTAACATCATTCGTATAGGCAACGATGCCCTTAAATTTCCAGATGACGGCCTGAATACAGTATTTGAATGCTGTGTGATGGAGAATTCATCCTGGAAGAACCAAGGCCATTTTAAAGATAACTTTGGTCTTTAAAGCATCTAATTCTTTTAATTAGCTAACACAGAAAAACCCAGTCTTCGGACTGGGTTTTTTTGTATTTGCTGATTTCAAATCATGTAAACAAAACGGATGCACATGAAAATTACTTTTGATTTTTACAGTCAAAACGTTGCCATTTTTGAACTTGTTATTTTAACCCATATGGCAAACTAATCGTAATGCCGTCCGTATTTCTGATAAGGGAGTTTTATGAAGACACTTAAATGTTCTCATAACAGGGCAATGCTTATGCCAGCACACAAAATCCCTGCGGTATTAGTTAACGACGACCCTAAGAACATAGTTACTGATGAGCTGTTGCGTAAATATGGAACACGCATGACTCTCGATGAGGCTTGCTCCGAAATTGGTGTTAAGTCGGATAGTGTAGCCAAACGTATAGGACAGGTCAGATATAGGCATTATGCATTAACTCGCCAACTTGAAAGTGCAAGGGTCTTTAGTGGAAAAAATAGCTTTTTCTGGACGGAGTCTATCGCAAGAATAATTTCCGAGGGTAATTCCGATGAAATATCAATTTTTAACTAAAATCATTATTCCCCTGCTAGTGGGATTTGCTTTTTCTACCTCAGTTCTTGCGGATGAGGGTAACACCCCAACGTCTCAATCCCCTCAGACCACCAGTGACGACCTCGCTGGTGGTCAGGCATTTCTGAATGGAAAAGAGGAAGGTTGGTTCTGGCGTAAATCGCCACCTGAGCCAGTGAAGAAAAAGCCAGTGAAGTTACCTCCTCCGCCGACTTTACCGCCTCAAGAAACGCCTAAACAGGTTGCTCAAACACCTATGGAGTCGACTCCAGAACCTGCCGCAACTGAAAAGCCCGGCCCGGCTCCGTTCACCGTAGCCTGGTTTAATGAAAACATTCAGAAACTACGCAACCAGGCCATCGACAATCCTACCCAAGAAAACGTTAGGGCATATTTTCTGGCCCAACGCATTATGCTGGATAAAGCCAGCCGCTTTACTGATATGGCTAGGTTGGTTACTTCTACCGACCCCCTCATAGATGAGAATAGCCGCCGCTCAACCTCAACATTTGGGGCAATGGATCAATCGAATGAAGCTGAAAACAATTCGAGAACGGTCATAAAAGACGTAGCGACAAAAGCAGGATTGTTTTTCTTCTTCCGTGGGGAAAACTGCTCCATATGCGTAAAGCAAGCTTCTGTTATGAATACGTTTAGTTTCATGACAGACATGAAGGTCATCCCAATTTCACTTGATGGTAAACCTCTTCCAGGGAATATTTACCCGGACTGGAGGCCTGATTCTGGCCAGGCATCAAAGCTCCAAATATCAAACGCACCTGCGATAGCTCTGGCAATCCCGCCATCTACAACACGCATTGTCTCATTTGGGCCTATCAGTGCAGACCAGTTAATTTCAAGAACAGTCCTTATTGCCCACGATGCAGGGATCATTTCTGACCAGCAATATAAGAGCACCTTGCCATATAACGATACCGGCTATATCGACTCAAACATTCTGAATGACATGCCTAAAGACCTAACTCAACAACCTGATGAGTTTATCAAATATATACAAGCTAAAGCTGGCTACGGTTCGACACCTAACCCAAATGCTAATAACCCGGGGGAAAAATGAAGATTTCGCGCAACTATAATATAAAGAATGTATTCCGTAGAAACATTCTTGCAATTTCTATCTGCCTCTCCGGGTTGACAGCTTTTCAATGCGAGGCCACCAGCATTAGTACTCAGCTAGACAGTATGTTCGGCTCTATGTCGAATGTTACAGCTCCCGGTGATTATCAGAGCGTTACACGTGATGGATATACCGGTGGCGGATTTGTTCTACGTAATAAGCTCCGTACATTGACACCTATTAGTATTAGTCTCCCTTCTGCGTCGGGAGGATGTGGAGGGATAGACCTTTTCGGCGGGTCATTCTCGTTCATCAACGCTGATCAGTTCGTCCAGATGCTACGTAATATTGCTTCTAATGCTGCCGGTCTAGCTTTCCAGTTGGCCCTGAACGCTATGGATGCCGTTCTGGATAATGCTATTTCGAAAATGCAGGCAATCATCCAGCAGATGAACGATCTGACCGCAAATTCGTGTCAGTTAGCGAAGGGGTTGTTAGTCGACACTGCCTCTGCATTTGGTGACAGTGCAAAGGCTGCTGTATCTTCTCAGCTGTCCTCTGATGGCCTCTCAGACCAATTTAAAGCCATGTGGGGCAATATGGGTGGTGGTAAAGCACCCGACGTACAAAAACAAGAGGCAGGGAAAAGAAAGGCATGTGACGATTACGGTAACATTGTGTGGTGTTTGCTCCAGAATGGTAGCTTTAGTAATCAATTCATCGGCTCCGAAGATGAGCAAAAAGAACTTATTATGTCTATGACCGGCACCATCATCGTCGGTAGCCAGTTGGGTACAGATAAAGATGGGTCAGCTAAAAAGAGTGTGGTTAGGATTGCTCCACTCGCAACTTCAAATGTCCTGGATTCTTTTATAAATGGTGATGATAGTTTCGATTTCTGGTCTTGTTCAGGTCAGACTAGTACTTGTGAGAATCCCAAAAAACAGACCAAAATAATTAAAGGTCTCGCTGCCAATATCACACTCTTCTTTATCGATAACGGATATTTGAGCTCGGCCAGAACTGGTTCAAACCCTGGGGATGCTAAATTACGGCAAGCAAACTACTACAACGTAGCTGGTGCTACCAGTAAAGCGACTCAAATTGCACGTCATGATTTAGCCGCATCTTATTCCTATATACGTGAACTATCTCCTGTCATAGCCTATTCAGCTGCTTATAACTACCTCAGCGAAATGCTTACGGCTGCTGCGACCGGCGCACGGCTCCAGCAGGAAAATGATAAATCGGCGTCAGTTTATTATAAGGATGCTGGAGAGCTAATCGAAAAGGCAAGGCAAAATCTGTATGTCTCCTATAACGCCATGATATCCCGTTATGGTGGCGAGGCCCGTATACCTGAATCATTCAGCAACTATATGACAACGCTTCCGCAGGTTCATTATGAATCTGAAGGTTCTCTTGATGGCTCGCTCTAACAAGGTAACTTAATATGAGTGAATGGAACGTATATACTGTTGGCAACATTGAATTTATTTATAATATATTCAATTCCGTTGCCATGTTATTGAATGATGGCACTTACGGATCCTTGTTTAGGATTTCAGCACTCATTGGTGTAATTTGTGTCGTGCTTGCTGCTGCTATATCAGCCGGGAAATCATTATCCCTTTCTCATATGTGTGTGGCCGTCGTGATGTATTACCTGTTTTTCAGTGTATCGATGCGCACCAACATTGAAGATGTTACAACGGGTAAGTTTCGTGCTGTTGATAATGTACCAGCGGGATTAGCCGTTGCCGCATCTGTACTGTCTACTGTTGGGTATGCAACTACCGAGAAGATGGAGCAGGCATTTTCTGTCCCAAGCATGACTGAGTATGGGTCTCTGGATCCCCTTTTCACTCTGGCCACTTTATACGACACATTGAAAACGCCAATGCGCTGGACGGGTCAAACTGGTGCTTACGGTGATCTGGACGCAAGCGTTTCAAACTATGTGAAGAACTGCGTAGGCAACGATATTATTCGTGGGTCTAAAACCTTTGCTTCAATGTATCGCTCTAATCAAGGTGTATCAGGGCTAGCCTCGAACGATTCCTTCCAGCGGGTTGTTATTTACGACAATGTACGTAGCGGCTGGTCTACCAGTACTGAAGAATCTTCAAATGGGGGCTCACTTTATACCTGTTCTGACGCGTACACGAAACTTAAAGGACTCGCTACCCAGAACGCTTCTAGCCTGGACTCAGCTTTTGCCAGCTCTTATACCGCATCCGGGCGCACTTGCGGTGGTGCGCCATGCTCAGGTTCAGGAAAAGCCCAGGAAGTACTGAATTTCTTCAACATAAGTGGCACTGATATTCGTGATTTCCAATTGATGTTGGTCATGTACCCTCATTTCAGGGAACTGCCAATGTACGGACTCGAAAGCTCATTTCGTGGTACTGCTGCTGTAACTCGCGCCCAAACCATGACTCAACAGGCATTCCAATGGTCTTCTTCTGGTTCATCATTCTTGAGCTGGATGGGTTCATTTATGCCGATTTTCCAGGGAATAATATACGCACTCGCACCATTTATGGCCTTCCTTTTCGGTCTGGGTATTATGGGTTTGCGACTGGTGATGAAGTACTTCCTCGTTATCATCTGGACATGGACTTGGCTTCCCCTCGCAGCGGTCGTCAACATGTATGTGTTAAACAGTATCCGTGATACGTCAAGCCAAATTCTTGTCAGTTCGGGTTCTGGCGGACTTAGCTTTGCTCAGCTTTATCAGCTCCTGTTTGAGACTCAAAAAAGTATAGGTCTTGCTGGTAATTTATACGCGATGATCCCGGCCCTGGGTGGATTCATTGTCTGGGGCAGTTCTGTTGCCTTTAACTCTCTTGCAAGCTCAGCAGCAGCACCTTCAGCTGCCGATACTAAAACTCTCGCACCTGATGTCACCAACGCTCCTGCGATAAACAGTCGTGGTTCCGATGTTGAATTTAACCCAACACAAGGAACTATCATGGGTGGGTCTTCTGGCACTCTCCCTGCCATTGACATGAAAAAGGTCGCTACTCACAACCTGTCCAGCGCTAAGCAAGAACTAGATTCAGCATCCAGTTCCTTGACTGCCCAATCTGGAGCAATGATTAGCCAGGTGGCCAGTAACATGAATTCTGGTGGACATTCGCAAGTTTATAGTGACGCTTCCAATGCAGCATTTGCCAGCCTGAGCAGCTCAGATCGTGCCCTTGTCAGTTCTGTGGCTAAAGAACAAGGTATTTCTGATATGCAGGCGCTTGTCTCTATCGCCAAAGGTGATGTGAGTGTCGGTGGCGGTGCGGGAAGTTCAAGTGCTGGTGTTGGTGTTAAAGGTGGAATGTCACGTTCAGAGGCAGAAAGCAGTGGCCTGAGTAATGACAACAGTGCTAAGTACGGTTCTACAGACAGCGCCTCGTCGCACAAAATAGACAGTG
This genomic interval carries:
- a CDS encoding conjugal transfer protein TraH; the encoded protein is MKISRNYNIKNVFRRNILAISICLSGLTAFQCEATSISTQLDSMFGSMSNVTAPGDYQSVTRDGYTGGGFVLRNKLRTLTPISISLPSASGGCGGIDLFGGSFSFINADQFVQMLRNIASNAAGLAFQLALNAMDAVLDNAISKMQAIIQQMNDLTANSCQLAKGLLVDTASAFGDSAKAAVSSQLSSDGLSDQFKAMWGNMGGGKAPDVQKQEAGKRKACDDYGNIVWCLLQNGSFSNQFIGSEDEQKELIMSMTGTIIVGSQLGTDKDGSAKKSVVRIAPLATSNVLDSFINGDDSFDFWSCSGQTSTCENPKKQTKIIKGLAANITLFFIDNGYLSSARTGSNPGDAKLRQANYYNVAGATSKATQIARHDLAASYSYIRELSPVIAYSAAYNYLSEMLTAAATGARLQQENDKSASVYYKDAGELIEKARQNLYVSYNAMISRYGGEARIPESFSNYMTTLPQVHYESEGSLDGSL
- a CDS encoding conjugal transfer protein TraG N-terminal domain-containing protein, producing the protein MSEWNVYTVGNIEFIYNIFNSVAMLLNDGTYGSLFRISALIGVICVVLAAAISAGKSLSLSHMCVAVVMYYLFFSVSMRTNIEDVTTGKFRAVDNVPAGLAVAASVLSTVGYATTEKMEQAFSVPSMTEYGSLDPLFTLATLYDTLKTPMRWTGQTGAYGDLDASVSNYVKNCVGNDIIRGSKTFASMYRSNQGVSGLASNDSFQRVVIYDNVRSGWSTSTEESSNGGSLYTCSDAYTKLKGLATQNASSLDSAFASSYTASGRTCGGAPCSGSGKAQEVLNFFNISGTDIRDFQLMLVMYPHFRELPMYGLESSFRGTAAVTRAQTMTQQAFQWSSSGSSFLSWMGSFMPIFQGIIYALAPFMAFLFGLGIMGLRLVMKYFLVIIWTWTWLPLAAVVNMYVLNSIRDTSSQILVSSGSGGLSFAQLYQLLFETQKSIGLAGNLYAMIPALGGFIVWGSSVAFNSLASSAAAPSAADTKTLAPDVTNAPAINSRGSDVEFNPTQGTIMGGSSGTLPAIDMKKVATHNLSSAKQELDSASSSLTAQSGAMISQVASNMNSGGHSQVYSDASNAAFASLSSSDRALVSSVAKEQGISDMQALVSIAKGDVSVGGGAGSSSAGVGVKGGMSRSEAESSGLSNDNSAKYGSTDSASSHKIDSATQSRIVNTAASAMYQSLSQEGESSQSTRSFAEANQRMQSAQKNFQEANSFVSSTSMGQTMNAAQLATAIGRNHDAQATLTQTLAAHPELSSKIAGDAASLTSLGMTHEDAHTFAQFKAASELGVAGAVAAKAGFINADSSPVLTTTASEQYRGVSGGAESAGGRAVAGAADVGNSVNAVTGRSYGALGEAHASSSDGYGQGQVNTVGGQNSGAVEQIHKGNEGEVMTKAGNTAANDFENNHYNLGGITGDFNKLVSHVSNAFKESPVYEQVHDQARTIAGEIPLGGDANREAARDSIVNYYAMTKAGASEQQLSQARSDMMARIQLATGGENDNGTVMGGNTALARGIAARIDNAGLDRSANDGSIIQQATTALNTDRQTHEYNTGGMANNLGGMHQASNGGSAVGDGVPYAMGTHNQGYGEAETMTVNAQGAEGHNGLNQNSNYGGSETTNINTQGAGGHSDSNNGGTMFSDPPPARATQSHQEYVPVHPRNKENNGGHSGGNDDMIISSSK
- the traF gene encoding conjugal transfer protein TraF; the encoded protein is MKYQFLTKIIIPLLVGFAFSTSVLADEGNTPTSQSPQTTSDDLAGGQAFLNGKEEGWFWRKSPPEPVKKKPVKLPPPPTLPPQETPKQVAQTPMESTPEPAATEKPGPAPFTVAWFNENIQKLRNQAIDNPTQENVRAYFLAQRIMLDKASRFTDMARLVTSTDPLIDENSRRSTSTFGAMDQSNEAENNSRTVIKDVATKAGLFFFFRGENCSICVKQASVMNTFSFMTDMKVIPISLDGKPLPGNIYPDWRPDSGQASKLQISNAPAIALAIPPSTTRIVSFGPISADQLISRTVLIAHDAGIISDQQYKSTLPYNDTGYIDSNILNDMPKDLTQQPDEFIKYIQAKAGYGSTPNPNANNPGEK
- a CDS encoding VWA domain-containing protein, whose translation is MGIYNSLPIVARALSSQIGLNVSVGGNEAYATETGAGFLINLPFFKDAEMLANPLLGYAVHEAAHIRFTDFGDLKIFIQEHMESDKYNVEVLRHLVNLCEDLRIERAMSCRYPGTLKYLNSLNHFLFSEEAESCDKASSVFLDTLLTCGLNRFNGLTIPTKQVREDFERIFGLELYDKAMTVMAEAVQATSIKKVFEVACRLYDLAVDAFNETNEQEEPPQDDNQGADYGDSKGDDSSSEPGQSSDSSDKNGDVQTVSSGGNGGSPSSSAGQNGPSSDPDGNTGGAPDKEHGQNDSDDENDNSSSTSANRNTPASDSGDNKAGASQPGSNASGEASVVNMSQGGKDPFEGTTSNDLGRTGQNTSDKLNQLIKDKVPPHQRIVSPTPYSVAPAKRHDTGNASVSLGVQMATGLRQSLHGLLQGVRAVRRTHRETGRKLDSRLVTSAMLGNTRLFKHKSKAVDVSSAFTILLDSSGSMSRSVKEAEAAVVSMLYALDGIQGVTTSAYHFPHAAHNSVGLLKGREQTLRTAIGTHQFGIGTQGCTPLCESLWPALADLTSAKADRHVLVIATDGQPDDMASARAMIQSAKDDDIIVIGIGFGDASDRMMKSLFGDTGVSVGSVSALRSKLFEVTRKALMS